In Pleurocapsa sp. PCC 7319, the following are encoded in one genomic region:
- a CDS encoding lytic transglycosylase domain-containing protein encodes MLESQLRPKQDKRPPTKTSLWSNKRLILLVLVGSLGLLTLQSKKHHWFFPSVLQQERTKTTSPLLAVRSLAPKARAEQLKAIATGTKLAPNQASITLRDQYRARYLLASDLLQQQQGKLALKYLQELAQDYALLSPQILLKTAQAYQQDQQDQAAQKTLQDLIETYPNSPLAANALLMLDGDKSQHEAKLIEEFPDHPLTQAIARQRLSQNPDQFDLLLLLAKYSRESDLNQIRDRLVLEYPGELSSEDWEAIADGYWRDEEHRKAADAYSYAAPTPRNLFRAAREFHRNGNIDSARRAYQRLLNEYHDAREAGQALVHLASISSGDEAVVYLEKAIAKFPTVAPQAYLSKAIVHERFSKHQAANQAREKLLTQHSNSSTAVEYRWKTAQKLAANGNKEDAWQWMQPLVKSKSYLDLDFAPKALYWTGKWATEIGKQDAAQTAFTQTIRHYPQSYWAWRSAVKLGWDVGDFNQVRPLTPALDLSETYNPLPMGSEALQELYFLGQYQDAQLLLQSEISQHQQLTVKEQFTEGILKLHLGQYSEGMQQIWDLSERETPQEKQQWKTLRQTTAYWHGLFPFPYQDKILKYSKQEKINPLLVISVMRKESTFNPEIDSVVGAIGLMQIVPPTAEWVADQIKLPDYSLTNPEDNIKIGTWYLSHNHHRYNDSSLLAVASYNAGTGNVSNWLERYGINDQDRFVEQIPFAETKDYVEGVFGNYWNYLRLYNPEIRQKVDSLSKQK; translated from the coding sequence ATGCTAGAATCCCAATTGCGACCCAAACAAGACAAAAGACCTCCCACTAAAACCTCACTTTGGTCAAACAAGCGATTAATATTGCTAGTGTTAGTCGGTAGTTTAGGCTTATTAACTCTGCAAAGTAAAAAACATCATTGGTTTTTTCCATCGGTATTACAACAGGAGCGGACAAAAACAACATCTCCTTTGTTAGCTGTACGTTCCCTTGCTCCTAAAGCAAGAGCAGAGCAACTAAAAGCGATCGCCACTGGAACGAAATTAGCTCCTAATCAGGCATCAATTACCCTCCGTGACCAATACCGGGCTCGTTATCTCTTAGCCTCAGATCTGCTACAGCAACAACAGGGAAAACTGGCTTTAAAATACCTGCAAGAATTGGCTCAAGACTATGCTCTGCTAAGCCCACAAATTCTGCTCAAGACCGCCCAAGCTTATCAACAAGACCAACAAGACCAAGCTGCTCAGAAAACTTTACAAGATTTAATCGAAACCTATCCTAATTCTCCCCTGGCTGCCAATGCTCTCTTGATGTTAGATGGTGACAAATCTCAGCATGAAGCCAAGTTAATTGAAGAATTTCCCGATCATCCTCTGACCCAGGCCATTGCCCGTCAACGTTTGAGTCAAAATCCTGACCAGTTTGATCTCTTACTTTTATTAGCTAAATATAGTCGAGAGTCAGACTTGAACCAAATTCGCGATCGCCTAGTATTGGAATATCCGGGAGAATTAAGTTCGGAAGATTGGGAAGCGATCGCCGACGGTTATTGGCGAGATGAAGAACATCGTAAAGCTGCCGATGCCTATTCTTATGCTGCTCCGACACCGCGTAATCTCTTCCGCGCTGCGAGAGAGTTTCATCGTAATGGTAATATTGACTCCGCCCGACGAGCTTATCAAAGATTGTTGAATGAATATCATGATGCCAGGGAAGCAGGACAAGCGTTGGTTCACTTAGCTAGTATTTCTAGTGGTGATGAGGCGGTCGTATATTTAGAAAAGGCGATTGCTAAATTTCCCACTGTTGCACCCCAAGCTTATCTTTCTAAGGCGATCGTCCATGAACGATTTAGCAAGCATCAAGCAGCTAATCAAGCCCGAGAAAAATTATTAACTCAACACAGCAACTCCTCTACTGCTGTTGAATATCGCTGGAAAACAGCCCAGAAACTAGCTGCTAACGGCAATAAAGAAGATGCTTGGCAATGGATGCAGCCCTTAGTTAAGTCTAAATCCTATCTAGACCTAGATTTTGCTCCTAAGGCTCTCTACTGGACGGGAAAATGGGCCACAGAAATCGGCAAACAGGATGCAGCCCAAACTGCTTTTACTCAGACGATTAGACATTATCCTCAATCCTATTGGGCATGGCGCTCGGCTGTGAAGTTAGGTTGGGACGTAGGTGATTTTAATCAAGTACGCCCGTTAACTCCCGCCCTGGATTTATCAGAAACGTACAATCCGCTACCAATGGGTTCAGAAGCTCTACAAGAATTATATTTTCTGGGGCAATATCAGGATGCGCAGCTACTTTTACAATCTGAAATAAGTCAACATCAGCAGCTTACAGTTAAAGAACAATTTACTGAAGGTATCCTGAAGTTACACCTAGGTCAATATAGTGAGGGTATGCAGCAAATCTGGGATTTATCCGAACGAGAAACCCCTCAAGAAAAACAGCAATGGAAAACTTTGCGCCAAACTACAGCCTACTGGCATGGTTTATTTCCTTTTCCATACCAAGATAAAATCCTCAAATACTCTAAACAAGAAAAGATCAATCCCTTGCTGGTCATTTCCGTCATGCGGAAAGAATCTACTTTCAATCCAGAAATCGACTCGGTTGTAGGTGCAATCGGTTTAATGCAAATTGTCCCCCCTACCGCTGAATGGGTTGCCGATCAAATAAAACTGCCAGATTATTCCCTTACCAATCCTGAAGACAACATCAAAATTGGCACTTGGTATCTATCCCACAATCATCACCGTTACAATGACAGTTCCTTACTCGCAGTAGCTAGCTACAATGCTGGTACAGGTAACGTTAGTAACTGGTTAGAAAGGTATGGCATTAATGACCAAGATCGCTTTGTAGAACAAATACCCTTTGCCGAAACAAAAGATTATGTCGAGGGCGTGTTTGGCAATTATTGGAATTATTTGCGGTTATATAATCCTGAAATACGCCAGAAGGTGGATAGCTTATCTAAGCAAAAGTGA
- a CDS encoding FHA domain-containing protein produces MITCPSCNHQNPEGSLQCENCYTPLPATISCPNCGASVQTDATFCGQCGFNLQAENPLTTTSLEETVVGSLPDIDVSLESLEEISVSEEISLSEAQPDILPETAMSSPIQSPWDDDEEEGMTIGQTQFVDNEVPEIESTEVINFASSIPDLDNSDKSHSESVNESQPNTNMPWELDSPDLDESKPAGVALEPEVEIEPLSSSADSAPVQTETSSSPVPEPTFAPVNTMSGATQLQIQRANLLHLQTNTTIEIAPNLDVVHIGKPNGQIPPDIDVAGFPDSEIVSRVHADIRIEGDAYYIEDVGSSNGTYINHAPLLRGNRHRLRPGDRIALGKGDLVTFIFQLN; encoded by the coding sequence ATGATTACTTGCCCTAGTTGCAATCATCAAAATCCAGAAGGTTCATTGCAATGCGAAAATTGTTATACTCCCCTGCCAGCTACTATTAGCTGCCCCAATTGTGGAGCATCTGTACAAACCGATGCTACTTTTTGTGGTCAATGTGGTTTTAATCTGCAAGCAGAAAATCCCTTAACTACTACATCACTCGAAGAGACTGTAGTTGGCTCATTACCAGATATAGACGTATCTTTAGAATCTTTAGAAGAAATATCTGTTTCAGAAGAAATATCTTTATCTGAAGCACAGCCTGATATCTTACCTGAAACTGCCATGTCATCTCCCATCCAAAGTCCTTGGGATGACGATGAGGAAGAAGGCATGACTATTGGGCAAACCCAGTTTGTTGACAATGAGGTTCCGGAGATAGAGTCAACGGAAGTTATAAATTTTGCCTCATCGATTCCAGACTTAGATAATTCTGACAAGTCTCACAGCGAGTCTGTCAACGAATCTCAACCTAATACTAATATGCCCTGGGAATTAGATTCTCCAGATTTAGATGAATCCAAACCAGCGGGCGTAGCTCTAGAACCAGAAGTTGAAATTGAGCCGCTTTCCTCTTCAGCAGATTCCGCCCCAGTACAGACCGAAACTTCCAGTTCACCAGTACCCGAACCTACTTTTGCCCCGGTCAATACTATGTCTGGAGCTACTCAACTACAGATCCAAAGAGCTAACTTGCTTCATTTACAAACGAATACGACTATCGAAATAGCTCCTAATTTAGATGTAGTTCATATTGGTAAACCCAATGGTCAAATCCCTCCAGATATTGATGTAGCAGGTTTTCCAGACTCAGAAATTGTATCTCGGGTTCATGCTGATATTAGAATTGAGGGAGATGCTTATTACATTGAAGATGTAGGTAGTTCTAACGGAACTTATATTAATCATGCTCCTTTACTGAGGGGCAATCGTCATCGACTAAGACCCGGAGATCGCATTGCTCTAGGAAAAGGTGATTTAGTAACGTTCATTTTTCAACTCAATTAA
- the pgl gene encoding 6-phosphogluconolactonase: protein MNRIVEVVADKVALIERSQEIILSRLQAAIESRDRFTIALSGGSTPRPLYEALSSQALPWSKIHIFWGDERYVPATHQDSNQLMARQAWLDKIEIPDENIHPMHTNSANPAQDAQKHEAELQKFFQTKTGEIPVFDLILLGMGDDGHTASLFPHTDALTVSDRLVTVGNKDGQPRLTFTVPLINQARCVLFVVAGANKRPALKQVFAEQADAMNYPSRLIQSQGELFWLLDRAAGAEL, encoded by the coding sequence ATGAACAGAATTGTTGAAGTTGTAGCCGATAAGGTTGCTTTGATCGAACGATCGCAAGAAATTATCTTATCCCGTTTACAAGCTGCGATTGAATCTAGAGATCGATTCACTATTGCCCTATCGGGTGGAAGTACCCCCAGACCTCTTTATGAAGCCCTTTCCAGTCAAGCTTTGCCCTGGTCTAAAATACATATTTTTTGGGGAGATGAACGTTATGTTCCTGCTACCCATCAAGACAGCAATCAATTAATGGCACGACAAGCTTGGCTAGATAAAATTGAGATTCCTGACGAGAATATCCATCCTATGCATACTAACTCAGCAAATCCGGCTCAAGATGCCCAAAAACATGAAGCTGAGTTGCAAAAGTTTTTCCAAACCAAGACGGGGGAAATACCGGTATTTGATTTAATTTTACTAGGTATGGGAGATGATGGACATACTGCCTCCTTGTTTCCTCACACTGATGCTTTGACAGTAAGCGATCGCTTAGTTACTGTGGGGAATAAGGATGGTCAACCTCGACTCACTTTTACTGTTCCTTTAATTAATCAGGCTCGTTGCGTTCTATTTGTTGTCGCAGGAGCGAACAAACGTCCGGCTCTAAAACAAGTATTTGCCGAACAAGCCGACGCAATGAACTATCCTTCTCGTTTGATTCAATCCCAGGGAGAACTATTTTGGTTGTTAGATCGAGCGGCAGGAGCAGAATTATAA
- a CDS encoding DUF502 domain-containing protein — MLQRLKQDLKSDLIAGLLVVIPLATTIWLSISIAKWAIDLFTRIPKQINPFDGLNPLLTTILNFSVGLAVPLLSILLIGLMARNIVGRWLLDFGEQFLQAIPLAGSVYKTLKQILETLLGDSKTKFRRVVIVEYPRKGIWTMGFVTGKVSPPLQSHLVEEMISVFIPTTPNPTSGWYAIVPQEEAIDIDISIEDAFKVLISGGIVSPETPNVKPPLSNPKPRKKISIENAFTAEKSGLIPIEEES, encoded by the coding sequence GTGCTGCAACGTTTAAAACAAGATTTAAAAAGCGACTTAATAGCTGGCTTATTGGTAGTAATTCCTTTAGCTACGACTATTTGGCTGTCCATTTCCATCGCCAAGTGGGCAATTGATTTGTTTACCCGTATACCCAAACAAATCAATCCTTTTGATGGCTTAAATCCGCTTTTGACCACTATACTCAATTTTTCCGTGGGATTAGCGGTTCCCCTGCTCAGTATTTTGCTCATCGGTTTGATGGCGCGGAATATCGTGGGGCGATGGTTACTGGATTTTGGAGAACAATTTCTGCAGGCTATCCCTTTGGCTGGTTCAGTGTATAAAACACTAAAACAGATCTTAGAGACTCTACTGGGCGATTCTAAAACCAAATTTAGACGTGTGGTCATAGTGGAGTATCCTCGCAAAGGAATATGGACTATGGGTTTTGTTACGGGAAAAGTCAGCCCTCCGCTACAGTCCCATTTAGTTGAAGAGATGATCAGTGTCTTTATTCCTACAACCCCCAATCCAACTTCGGGATGGTATGCCATAGTTCCTCAAGAAGAGGCGATTGATATTGATATTTCTATTGAAGATGCCTTTAAAGTACTAATTTCTGGGGGAATTGTTAGTCCGGAAACTCCGAATGTTAAACCTCCACTATCCAACCCTAAACCACGCAAGAAAATATCGATTGAAAATGCATTTACAGCCGAAAAATCGGGATTAATTCCCATCGAAGAAGAAAGTTAG
- the nusB gene encoding transcription antitermination factor NusB, which translates to MALRKQPRSIARELALLSISQIKNKRKKLSEEDLNSLILTAIRTLTSEVQDNLEAASAEIKRGQERLLSSETRASDLNSAKVMVQDALSVSQTAVNRLGMALEFPEFLQLTNKEQVRQYATELIATVYEHRQEIEQLIEDVLVAWQLNRLPQIDRDILRIAVAEIVYLDIPQKVAINESVELAKRYSDEDGFRFINGVLRRLSDRLKEQEGQKNKSIVDN; encoded by the coding sequence ATGGCTCTCCGCAAACAACCCCGAAGCATTGCCCGAGAATTAGCGCTTTTAAGCATTAGTCAAATTAAAAATAAGAGGAAAAAACTCTCTGAAGAAGATTTAAATAGTCTTATTTTGACAGCTATTCGCACTTTGACGAGTGAAGTTCAAGATAATTTGGAAGCTGCTTCGGCAGAGATTAAGCGAGGTCAAGAACGTCTTTTGAGTAGTGAAACCCGTGCTAGTGATTTAAACAGCGCGAAAGTAATGGTTCAAGATGCTCTGTCAGTTTCGCAAACAGCTGTTAATCGTTTGGGAATGGCTCTGGAATTTCCTGAATTTTTGCAACTTACCAACAAAGAACAGGTGAGGCAATATGCCACAGAGTTGATCGCTACAGTGTATGAGCATCGCCAAGAAATTGAACAATTGATTGAGGATGTGCTAGTAGCTTGGCAATTAAATCGTTTACCCCAAATTGATCGGGATATTTTACGAATTGCCGTAGCTGAAATAGTTTATCTAGATATTCCTCAAAAAGTTGCTATCAACGAGTCGGTGGAGTTGGCAAAACGTTACTCCGATGAAGATGGATTTAGATTTATTAATGGAGTTTTACGACGATTAAGCGATCGCCTTAAAGAGCAAGAAGGTCAGAAAAACAAATCGATAGTTGATAATTGA
- the dusA gene encoding tRNA dihydrouridine(20/20a) synthase DusA has product MNSTFLNLQESINTPMSIAPMMDRTDRHYRYFMRQITRHTLLYTEMITSKAIIHGDRHKLLDFSPEEKPLVLQIGGDNPERLAECAKIGEDWGYDAINLNIGCPSPRVQSGNFGACLMTQPKLVAAAVSAMSKVVKIPVTVKHRIGVDESDRYEDMSNFVRIVSEAGCSNFTVHARKAWLQGLSPKENRNIPPLRYEDVYRLKQEFPDLFIEINGGITTLEQSQTHLQYVDAVMIGRAAYDRPYIFAAVDRDIYGDDAIVPTRHQIVEAMLPYIDYWVARGTKLHAISRHMLQLFAQRPGTKAWKRYISSHACQSDADSLTISNALAKVGK; this is encoded by the coding sequence ATGAATAGCACTTTCCTAAATCTACAAGAAAGTATCAATACTCCGATGAGTATTGCACCGATGATGGATCGGACAGATCGTCATTATCGCTACTTTATGCGGCAGATTACTCGCCATACTTTGCTCTATACCGAGATGATTACTAGCAAGGCGATAATTCACGGCGATCGCCACAAGCTGTTAGATTTTTCTCCGGAAGAGAAACCCTTAGTTCTGCAAATAGGAGGGGATAATCCAGAGCGATTAGCAGAATGTGCCAAAATTGGCGAAGATTGGGGTTATGATGCCATTAACTTAAATATCGGTTGTCCTAGTCCTCGGGTACAAAGCGGTAACTTTGGTGCTTGTTTAATGACGCAACCAAAATTAGTGGCGGCAGCGGTTTCGGCAATGAGCAAGGTTGTAAAGATTCCCGTAACGGTAAAACATCGCATTGGAGTTGATGAGAGCGATCGCTATGAGGACATGAGCAATTTTGTGCGGATTGTTTCTGAAGCTGGTTGTAGCAATTTTACTGTCCATGCTCGTAAAGCTTGGTTGCAGGGTTTAAGTCCTAAAGAAAATCGTAATATTCCTCCCTTGCGTTACGAAGATGTCTATCGGCTAAAACAAGAATTTCCTGATTTATTTATCGAAATTAATGGGGGCATTACAACTCTAGAACAGAGCCAAACTCATCTTCAGTATGTTGATGCAGTAATGATTGGACGTGCTGCTTATGATCGTCCCTATATCTTTGCTGCAGTAGACAGGGATATTTACGGCGATGATGCGATCGTGCCCACTCGCCATCAGATTGTTGAAGCAATGCTACCGTACATTGACTATTGGGTTGCCAGGGGAACCAAACTCCATGCCATCAGCCGACATATGTTGCAGTTATTTGCCCAGAGACCTGGAACCAAAGCTTGGAAACGTTATATTAGTAGCCATGCCTGCCAATCTGATGCAGATTCGCTCACTATTAGTAATGCTCTGGCCAAGGTTGGGAAATAG
- a CDS encoding NAD-dependent malic enzyme, whose protein sequence is MVDLNPSASFSLRIELEIPNRPGALASIMSTIASVGGNLGDIVLLQRNLKYTQRELMVDAASSEQGDKIIEAIKSLPSVKVISYSDRTFAIHEGGKICVESKLPLHSQSDLAMAYTPGVGRICRAIAEKPEQVYNLTIKSNTVAVITDGSAVLGLGNLGAEASLPVMEGKALLFKEFAGIDAFPIALNTQNTEEIIKTVKQIAPVFGGVNLEDIAAPRCFEIEQRLRKELDIPVFHDDQHGTAIVVLGALYNALKLVGKTLSEVKIVINGAGAAGIAIASLLSQAGAHNIVICDSQGIISRQRKNLNPEKQRFAVEAQGTLADAMQNADIFLGVSAPGVVTPEMVHSMAQQPILFAMANPIPEIQPELVYDDVAVMATGRSDYPNQINNVLAFPGVFRGALDCRASAITTNMYLEAAKSIAALVNDEDLDREHIIPSVFDPRIATAVAAAVCLAAEKDNVARKKHPVNK, encoded by the coding sequence ATGGTAGATTTAAATCCCAGTGCCAGTTTTAGCTTAAGAATCGAATTAGAAATACCCAATCGTCCTGGTGCATTGGCTTCAATTATGAGTACAATCGCTTCAGTGGGTGGTAACTTGGGCGATATTGTACTTCTGCAACGCAACCTGAAATACACTCAGCGAGAACTGATGGTCGATGCTGCCAGTAGTGAACAGGGCGATAAAATAATCGAAGCAATTAAAAGCCTACCCAGCGTCAAAGTAATTAGTTATAGCGATCGCACTTTTGCCATTCATGAGGGAGGCAAAATTTGTGTTGAAAGCAAACTACCTCTCCACTCCCAGTCAGACTTAGCCATGGCATACACCCCAGGAGTTGGTCGAATTTGCAGAGCGATCGCTGAAAAACCGGAGCAAGTTTATAATCTCACCATTAAAAGTAATACTGTTGCCGTGATCACCGATGGAAGTGCGGTCTTGGGTCTGGGTAACTTAGGTGCAGAAGCATCTTTACCCGTTATGGAAGGAAAAGCTTTGTTATTTAAAGAATTTGCCGGAATTGATGCTTTTCCAATTGCTCTTAATACTCAGAATACGGAAGAAATTATTAAGACTGTCAAACAGATTGCTCCTGTATTTGGAGGCGTAAACCTTGAAGATATCGCGGCTCCTCGTTGTTTTGAAATTGAGCAAAGATTAAGGAAAGAACTTGATATCCCAGTATTTCATGACGATCAGCATGGTACAGCCATTGTAGTTTTAGGGGCTCTGTATAATGCGCTTAAATTAGTCGGAAAAACTTTAAGTGAGGTTAAAATTGTGATTAATGGCGCGGGAGCAGCAGGAATTGCGATTGCTTCCCTTTTAAGTCAAGCAGGAGCCCATAATATAGTGATTTGTGATTCACAAGGGATTATTTCCCGTCAACGAAAAAATCTAAATCCTGAAAAACAAAGATTTGCTGTGGAAGCTCAGGGAACTTTAGCTGATGCCATGCAAAATGCTGATATCTTCCTTGGAGTTAGCGCGCCAGGGGTAGTGACACCAGAAATGGTACATTCTATGGCACAACAGCCAATATTATTTGCAATGGCAAATCCCATCCCAGAAATTCAGCCCGAACTAGTCTATGACGACGTAGCTGTAATGGCAACGGGGCGTAGTGACTATCCCAATCAGATAAATAATGTGTTAGCTTTTCCAGGAGTTTTTCGCGGTGCGTTAGATTGTCGAGCCTCAGCTATTACTACCAATATGTATTTAGAAGCAGCAAAATCCATTGCCGCCCTGGTAAACGATGAAGATCTAGATCGAGAACATATTATTCCTTCGGTATTTGATCCTAGAATTGCAACAGCAGTTGCAGCAGCAGTATGTTTAGCGGCTGAAAAAGATAATGTTGCCCGGAAAAAGCATCCAGTAAACAAATAA
- a CDS encoding D-alanyl-D-alanine carboxypeptidase family protein produces the protein MDEIEIPEAIRDNVELPKQSKSWLSLPLIVGSSALCIGVVGSVLWFLFFSPSQFSENTVPKSLPKIEADNSSAKPDISNSQTSTKTIQKSIPETNKETTAIQQNTIQDSNKDTARTQPNSGELLGHLSYDVAPESELDNITADGQLQLRSNAADKFRQMQAAAQAEGISLIPISAFRSMEDQDRLFFGIKEQRVQNATKRAKVSAPPGYSEHHTGYAVDLGDGNAPATHLEPTFANTAAFRWLEQNAPRYSFELSFPPNNEQGVSYEPWHWRFVGDRHSLETFYKVRN, from the coding sequence ATGGACGAAATCGAAATTCCAGAAGCTATAAGAGATAATGTCGAACTACCGAAACAATCAAAATCCTGGTTATCTTTACCCCTAATTGTTGGTAGTAGTGCACTGTGCATAGGGGTGGTTGGATCGGTTTTATGGTTCTTATTTTTCTCTCCCAGCCAATTTTCTGAAAACACAGTTCCTAAATCTCTCCCAAAAATAGAAGCAGACAATTCGTCAGCTAAACCTGACATTTCCAATAGTCAAACTTCTACTAAAACTATACAAAAATCTATTCCAGAAACTAATAAAGAAACTACTGCAATACAACAAAATACTATTCAAGATAGTAATAAAGATACTGCTCGAACTCAACCAAATTCAGGAGAACTTCTGGGACACTTATCTTACGACGTTGCCCCTGAATCAGAATTAGATAACATTACGGCTGATGGACAGCTCCAGCTACGCTCTAATGCTGCCGATAAGTTTAGACAAATGCAAGCAGCGGCTCAAGCTGAGGGCATAAGTTTAATTCCTATTTCTGCTTTTCGTAGTATGGAAGATCAGGATCGGCTATTTTTTGGGATCAAAGAACAACGAGTTCAAAATGCTACCAAGCGAGCTAAAGTCAGTGCTCCACCTGGATATAGTGAACATCATACTGGTTATGCAGTCGATCTTGGCGATGGGAATGCCCCCGCAACCCATTTAGAACCTACGTTTGCCAATACTGCTGCATTTCGTTGGTTAGAGCAAAATGCCCCCAGATATAGCTTTGAGCTATCTTTTCCACCAAATAATGAACAGGGTGTTAGCTATGAACCCTGGCATTGGCGTTTTGTTGGCGATCGCCATAGTCTGGAAACGTTTTACAAGGTTAGAAACTAA
- a CDS encoding SWIM zinc finger family protein, translating into MTNFQVEKREWWVERWLELLNSYRFKKRLERGRNYAREGNVLNIDFADSKAKAVVQGSETEPYRVSLFLESFSDEDWDYAIAKLAEKAIFSAQLLAGEMPETIEAVFTASGLSLFPFALTEVRSRCSCPDKANPCKHIAAVYYQLGDRFSEDPFIIFQLRGRTKNQIIERLRQIRSQTAAELEAVPLKESLKMVDSAVESEPIVKSDNKSFWQYDEPLESSLVAIVPPINNKTVLDILGNIPLPAADADAVQQYLTQVYQTAGQQALMSALNREQ; encoded by the coding sequence ATGACAAACTTTCAAGTAGAAAAACGCGAATGGTGGGTAGAAAGATGGTTAGAATTACTCAACTCCTATCGGTTTAAGAAACGTCTTGAGAGAGGACGTAACTACGCTAGAGAAGGCAATGTTTTGAATATAGATTTTGCTGACTCCAAAGCGAAAGCAGTTGTTCAAGGAAGCGAAACAGAGCCTTATCGAGTATCTTTATTCTTAGAATCATTTAGTGATGAAGATTGGGATTATGCGATCGCCAAGCTAGCAGAAAAGGCTATTTTTTCGGCTCAACTATTGGCTGGAGAAATGCCCGAAACCATTGAGGCTGTTTTTACTGCTAGTGGCTTAAGTCTATTTCCCTTTGCCCTAACCGAAGTTCGTTCTCGCTGTAGTTGTCCTGATAAAGCTAATCCCTGTAAGCATATCGCTGCGGTTTACTATCAGTTAGGCGATCGCTTTAGTGAAGATCCTTTTATTATTTTTCAGTTACGAGGACGTACCAAAAATCAGATCATTGAGCGTCTAAGGCAAATCCGTAGTCAAACAGCGGCAGAACTAGAAGCTGTTCCCTTGAAAGAATCATTGAAGATGGTTGATTCTGCTGTAGAGTCAGAACCAATCGTCAAATCAGACAACAAAAGTTTTTGGCAATATGATGAACCCTTAGAATCTAGCTTAGTGGCAATTGTGCCCCCGATAAACAACAAAACTGTTCTCGATATCTTGGGTAATATTCCCCTCCCCGCTGCTGATGCTGATGCCGTTCAACAATACTTAACTCAGGTATATCAAACAGCAGGACAACAAGCACTTATGTCAGCATTAAATCGCGAGCAATAA